One window of Bacillus alkalicellulosilyticus genomic DNA carries:
- a CDS encoding CD3324 family protein, whose protein sequence is MKYYKTENVLPEKLITLIQEYIDGGYIYIPKKQESHKAWGENSGTKSYIYKRNQTIFCRYQSGVSTTQLAKENYLSESSIRRIVSQEKKRAFSTCSSLR, encoded by the coding sequence ATGAAATATTACAAAACCGAAAATGTGTTACCTGAAAAACTTATTACGTTAATTCAAGAATATATTGATGGTGGATATATTTATATACCGAAGAAACAAGAATCACACAAAGCTTGGGGAGAAAATAGCGGGACGAAAAGCTATATCTATAAAAGAAACCAAACTATTTTCTGTCGCTATCAGTCAGGAGTGTCCACTACGCAATTGGCGAAGGAAAACTATCTCTCTGAATCAAGTATTCGGAGAATCGTTAGCCAAGAGAAGAAGCGTGCTTTTAGTACGTGCTCAAGTTTAAGGTAG
- a CDS encoding DinB family protein, with product MREEQLFEQMKLWRNWTVEFLRTIPEDLTDRIPKGHNNSIRWNAGHILVGWDHTMFPSVNKERQMPLSYHLLFPSGSKPETWAEQPPSMNEIITHLEEQPISIEQACKGHLDQPLNEPFLGMKTLGDMVVFHMNHESLHMGIIKSMTQVLKR from the coding sequence ATGAGAGAAGAACAACTATTTGAACAGATGAAGTTGTGGCGTAATTGGACTGTTGAGTTTCTTAGAACAATTCCTGAAGACCTTACAGACCGAATTCCAAAAGGTCATAATAACAGTATACGCTGGAATGCTGGTCATATTTTAGTAGGATGGGATCACACAATGTTTCCATCAGTCAATAAGGAGAGGCAAATGCCTCTATCATATCACTTACTATTTCCTAGTGGGAGTAAACCAGAAACTTGGGCAGAACAACCTCCGTCAATGAATGAGATAATAACACACCTTGAAGAACAACCTATTAGTATTGAACAAGCGTGTAAAGGCCACCTTGATCAACCACTTAATGAACCTTTCTTAGGTATGAAAACATTAGGTGACATGGTTGTATTCCATATGAATCATGAAAGTCTACATATGGGGATAATTAAAAGTATGACGCAAGTGCTAAAAAGATAA
- a CDS encoding rhodanese-like domain-containing protein — MEFIINLAIILLVTWFLFNRLVPTIGVVQINTVELKKKLSEKNVKFIDVRTRNEFNQFHIPSFMNVPLHELTKKANQLSKEVETVVICQSGMRSNKATKVLKKLGFQKISNVKGGISKWS, encoded by the coding sequence ATGGAATTTATCATCAACCTTGCAATAATCCTACTAGTAACTTGGTTTCTTTTTAACAGACTCGTCCCAACTATAGGTGTTGTACAAATTAATACAGTAGAACTTAAAAAGAAATTATCCGAAAAGAACGTTAAATTTATTGATGTGAGAACTAGAAATGAGTTCAACCAATTTCACATTCCAAGCTTTATGAATGTACCTCTTCATGAACTCACGAAAAAAGCAAACCAACTATCAAAAGAGGTAGAAACAGTTGTCATTTGTCAAAGTGGGATGCGAAGTAACAAGGCGACAAAAGTATTGAAAAAGTTAGGATTCCAAAAGATATCAAATGTTAAAGGTGGCATTAGTAAATGGAGTTAA
- a CDS encoding RtcB family protein, whose amino-acid sequence MIELVGKYNQAKVFTDNVEKTAMNQIIELCNQEFAKDSQIRIMPDTHAGAGCTIGTTMTIQDKIVPNLVGVDIGCGMEVAIIEKHKNEVSFEQLDDVIRKHVPFGFSTRSNAKRHRFEKHISFSEVRAPFKEDRARDSIGTLGGGNHFIEINELNDQIVLVIHSGSRNLGKQIAEYYQNRAYDELMDIRQEKNELIAKLKAEGKTVEIPEALNNITSPKINKDLAYLQGQSFEDYMNDMKIAQVYATYNRKAMVDEIVTHMNWKIVDGFTTIHNYIDIENMILRKGAISAQKGERVIIPINMRDGSIIATGKGNPDWNYSGPHGAGRILSRSKAKQTLRIDDFKETMNGIWSTSVTESTLDESPMAYKPIEEIVDNVGDAVEINHIMKPLYNFKAN is encoded by the coding sequence ATGATAGAGTTAGTTGGAAAATACAATCAAGCGAAAGTTTTCACTGACAATGTAGAAAAAACGGCTATGAATCAAATTATCGAGCTATGTAACCAAGAATTCGCTAAGGATAGTCAAATTCGAATCATGCCTGATACACATGCAGGTGCCGGTTGTACAATTGGTACAACGATGACAATACAAGATAAAATCGTTCCAAATCTAGTCGGAGTTGATATTGGGTGCGGCATGGAAGTGGCCATTATAGAAAAGCATAAAAATGAGGTTAGCTTTGAGCAATTGGATGATGTCATCCGAAAGCATGTTCCGTTTGGCTTTAGTACAAGAAGTAACGCGAAACGTCATCGCTTTGAGAAACATATTTCGTTTTCAGAGGTGCGTGCTCCTTTTAAAGAAGATAGAGCAAGGGACTCTATTGGAACACTTGGTGGAGGAAATCATTTTATTGAAATCAATGAACTTAATGACCAAATCGTTCTTGTCATCCACTCTGGTTCTCGTAATCTAGGAAAACAAATAGCAGAGTATTATCAAAATCGAGCATACGATGAGTTAATGGACATCAGGCAAGAGAAAAATGAACTGATTGCAAAATTAAAAGCAGAAGGCAAAACTGTCGAAATTCCAGAAGCATTAAATAATATTACAAGTCCAAAAATCAACAAAGACTTAGCATATTTACAAGGACAATCCTTTGAAGATTATATGAATGATATGAAAATTGCTCAGGTTTATGCTACATATAACCGAAAGGCAATGGTAGATGAAATTGTAACGCATATGAACTGGAAGATAGTCGATGGTTTCACTACGATTCATAACTATATTGATATAGAGAATATGATTCTTCGAAAAGGGGCTATTTCAGCACAAAAAGGAGAACGAGTCATCATCCCTATTAATATGAGGGATGGAAGCATTATTGCGACTGGAAAAGGAAATCCAGATTGGAACTATTCTGGCCCACATGGAGCCGGAAGAATACTAAGCCGTTCAAAAGCAAAACAAACGTTACGTATAGATGATTTTAAAGAGACGATGAATGGAATCTGGAGTACATCAGTCACAGAAAGCACACTTGATGAATCCCCTATGGCTTACAAGCCAATCGAAGAAATCGTGGATAATGTAGGAGACGCCGTTGAAATCAATCATATTATGAAACCACTTTATAATTTTAAAGCGAATTAG
- a CDS encoding phosphotransferase enzyme family protein — protein sequence MKDFFRFDTDNERQELLVRARRVALSAIQQYDLEWDSIHFIQLSDTITYKIETSTDNNYLLRIHSDRLSKEEIRSELLLLETLNKSNDLNVPEGIASCDGNYVLDIETDIGYRRPFVTMMRWIEGEHATGEFTDSNAYKMGVLMAKIHATANDFNSPPDFKRPTWGVESFKRAMTKLERYYERFLSKEEWKLYQDAAEKVVSQLTTMQPSDQNYGLIHADLHTGNMVFKDNQPYPIDFGRCGYGFYLYDVAGTILELWPKHRWMFIQGYESIRKLETDYIRELECFFVMFMIENYCNHASDPRETANLIDEQKYAQAYIREYVNGNPFLFEVIEPVNMD from the coding sequence ATGAAAGATTTTTTTAGATTTGATACGGATAATGAACGGCAGGAGTTATTAGTCAGAGCAAGGAGAGTCGCTTTATCAGCAATTCAACAGTATGACTTAGAATGGGATAGCATTCACTTTATCCAATTATCCGATACGATCACGTATAAAATTGAAACGAGTACGGATAACAATTATTTGCTACGCATTCATTCGGACCGATTGAGCAAAGAGGAAATTCGCTCAGAACTCCTACTGTTAGAAACACTAAACAAATCGAATGACTTAAATGTACCAGAAGGGATAGCTAGTTGTGATGGTAATTATGTATTGGACATCGAAACAGATATAGGATATAGACGTCCATTTGTAACGATGATGCGGTGGATAGAGGGTGAACATGCAACAGGTGAATTTACGGATAGTAATGCTTATAAAATGGGCGTATTAATGGCTAAGATCCATGCAACAGCAAATGATTTCAATTCACCGCCTGATTTTAAAAGACCTACATGGGGAGTAGAAAGTTTTAAACGGGCAATGACTAAGTTGGAACGTTATTATGAACGTTTTTTATCCAAAGAGGAATGGAAGTTGTATCAAGATGCAGCTGAGAAGGTTGTGTCCCAACTTACCACTATGCAACCAAGTGATCAAAACTATGGGCTTATTCATGCTGATCTACATACCGGTAATATGGTATTTAAGGATAACCAACCCTATCCGATTGATTTTGGAAGATGTGGATACGGATTTTACCTCTACGATGTGGCAGGCACTATATTGGAACTTTGGCCGAAGCATCGATGGATGTTTATACAAGGTTACGAGAGTATTAGGAAGTTGGAAACGGACTACATTCGGGAACTTGAATGTTTTTTCGTCATGTTCATGATCGAGAACTACTGTAATCATGCCTCTGACCCAAGAGAAACAGCAAATTTAATTGATGAACAAAAATATGCCCAAGCCTACATAAGAGAATATGTAAATGGTAATCCATTCTTATTCGAAGTGATTGAACCTGTAAATATGGATTAA
- a CDS encoding sulfurtransferase TusA family protein, with protein MELNNRSVDIKNITFDQTVDAKGLACPLPIVRTKKAMSELEQGKVLEVQATDRGSTADVKAWATSSGHFYLGTIEDKEVLFHYIRKASGEEALEKKHPHVVSNEQLQAKLNNDDEVILVDVRETAEYVFHHIPRSQSIPLGEMDKHLDKLRREKPIYVICRTGNRSDLAALALTEAGFKQVFNVLPGMNEWNI; from the coding sequence ATGGAGTTAAATAATAGAAGCGTTGACATAAAAAACATTACCTTCGATCAAACTGTAGATGCAAAAGGTCTTGCTTGCCCGTTGCCAATTGTAAGGACTAAGAAGGCAATGAGTGAACTTGAACAAGGAAAAGTATTAGAAGTTCAAGCGACTGATAGAGGCTCAACCGCCGATGTAAAAGCTTGGGCCACAAGCTCAGGTCATTTCTATTTAGGTACAATTGAGGATAAAGAAGTATTATTTCATTATATTAGAAAGGCAAGTGGAGAAGAAGCACTTGAAAAAAAACACCCACATGTCGTAAGTAACGAACAGTTACAAGCTAAGCTAAATAATGATGATGAAGTTATACTAGTTGACGTTCGTGAAACAGCTGAGTATGTATTTCATCATATCCCACGTTCACAATCCATTCCACTAGGAGAAATGGACAAACACTTAGATAAATTGCGACGAGAGAAACCCATATATGTTATTTGTCGGACAGGAAATCGAAGTGATTTAGCTGCTCTAGCATTAACTGAAGCAGGATTTAAACAAGTGTTTAATGTTCTGCCTGGTATGAATGAGTGGAATATATAA
- a CDS encoding GNAT family N-acetyltransferase has protein sequence MKIDVQLTDKNQAYIIKNLYPLYLHDLSGHYGNKPNVHGVFEDSDDFRTLNDQYDVQNIWWEKPEILFPYLILVDGIPAGFVRIATPPHCNKGIDYFVSDFFLLQSFRGKGIAERAANLVFEQFIGNWELFTNPLEKNIVGQSFWRKTISNYTNGAFIEEKGETFDGYKLIFRFNNTGKRTGLHRVLRKT, from the coding sequence ATGAAAATTGACGTTCAATTAACAGATAAAAATCAAGCATATATTATAAAAAATTTATATCCTTTGTACTTACATGACTTATCAGGACATTATGGTAATAAACCAAATGTTCATGGCGTTTTTGAGGATAGTGACGATTTTCGAACATTAAACGACCAGTATGACGTTCAAAATATATGGTGGGAAAAACCAGAGATCTTATTCCCCTACTTAATTTTAGTTGATGGAATACCAGCAGGATTTGTTCGAATAGCGACCCCGCCTCATTGTAACAAAGGGATTGACTATTTTGTTAGTGATTTCTTTTTACTTCAGTCATTTAGGGGCAAAGGTATTGCTGAAAGGGCAGCAAATCTAGTATTCGAACAATTTATTGGAAACTGGGAGCTGTTTACGAATCCTTTAGAGAAAAACATAGTTGGGCAAAGTTTTTGGAGGAAGACCATTTCAAATTACACGAATGGAGCTTTCATTGAGGAAAAAGGAGAAACATTCGATGGATATAAACTCATCTTTCGCTTTAATAATACTGGAAAACGCACCGGGTTACATAGAGTGTTAAGAAAAACATGA
- a CDS encoding DJ-1/PfpI family protein, giving the protein MESGKICRNVAIFIYENVEILDFTGPYEVFITGSDRGKDFNVFTVAENEQPVIALGNLSINPNYSIKNCPLPDILIIPGGWGARKEMKNETIINWIENVSNDTELVLSVCTGALILAKTNLINGLKLTTNRLAYNELEEVIPKSSELLEEVRYVDNGKFIFSAGVSAGIDMSLYVIQKLLGEQRALKTAAIMEYEWNKSKYYRK; this is encoded by the coding sequence ATGGAAAGTGGTAAAATTTGTAGGAATGTTGCAATCTTTATTTATGAAAATGTAGAAATCTTAGATTTTACAGGACCATATGAGGTTTTTATTACTGGGAGTGATAGAGGAAAAGATTTCAATGTCTTTACAGTTGCTGAAAATGAACAGCCAGTAATAGCTTTGGGAAATTTAAGTATTAATCCGAATTATTCAATAAAAAATTGCCCTCTTCCAGATATTTTAATTATACCTGGGGGATGGGGTGCAAGAAAGGAAATGAAAAATGAAACAATAATAAATTGGATTGAAAACGTCTCTAATGATACTGAGCTTGTTTTATCTGTTTGCACTGGTGCGTTAATACTTGCGAAAACGAACCTTATAAATGGTTTAAAACTCACAACAAATCGTTTGGCATATAATGAATTAGAAGAAGTAATACCTAAATCTTCAGAACTATTGGAAGAAGTTCGATATGTTGATAATGGTAAGTTTATCTTTTCAGCTGGTGTATCAGCGGGTATAGATATGTCTTTGTATGTGATTCAAAAATTATTAGGGGAACAACGAGCATTAAAAACAGCAGCAATAATGGAATATGAATGGAATAAATCCAAATATTATAGAAAATAA
- a CDS encoding MBL fold metallo-hydrolase: MTVSAMSSKEVALKVIEKKPLFILDIRNENDFTDWKIEGEAFEYVNIPYFELLVGVETILDLIPTTKDVLVVCAKEGSSIMIADMLSDAELSVFYLEGGMKAWSEYLQPVRIGTLTNGGELFQFVRHGKGCLSYMIISNGEAAIVDATRMVDVYIEFAKKVGATITQVFDTHLHADHISGGREISALTGATYWLPPKDAEEVEFEYQPIENGIAIDVGHSSITMEALYSPGHTIGSTSFIIDNHYLLTGDILFIDSIGRPDLAGMADDWVNDLRESLYIRYRELSKELLVLPAHFMGSKELNHDGSVSRKLGTLFSKNHGLNINDENQFRKVVTEDLPPQPNAYQEIRQINMGKFTTDEETQREMEIGPNRCAVR, encoded by the coding sequence ATGACAGTAAGTGCAATGAGTTCCAAAGAGGTAGCTTTAAAAGTTATTGAAAAAAAACCATTATTTATTTTAGATATTCGCAATGAAAATGACTTCACTGATTGGAAAATTGAAGGTGAAGCATTTGAATATGTTAACATTCCATATTTTGAATTACTTGTTGGGGTAGAGACGATACTTGACCTCATCCCCACTACAAAAGACGTGCTAGTGGTTTGTGCTAAAGAGGGTTCTTCGATAATGATAGCTGATATGCTATCAGATGCGGAACTGTCAGTTTTTTATCTTGAGGGTGGAATGAAGGCATGGAGTGAATATTTACAGCCAGTAAGAATCGGAACATTGACTAATGGTGGGGAATTATTTCAGTTTGTTCGCCATGGTAAAGGATGCCTTTCGTATATGATCATCTCTAACGGTGAAGCGGCTATTGTAGATGCAACCCGTATGGTAGACGTATATATTGAATTTGCTAAAAAAGTTGGAGCGACAATTACGCAAGTTTTTGATACACATTTACATGCGGACCATATATCTGGTGGAAGGGAAATCTCAGCATTAACAGGAGCAACGTATTGGTTGCCTCCAAAGGATGCGGAAGAAGTTGAATTTGAGTATCAACCAATAGAAAATGGAATCGCAATAGATGTTGGTCATTCATCAATAACGATGGAAGCTCTGTACTCACCAGGTCACACTATTGGGTCAACTTCTTTTATCATAGATAATCACTATTTATTAACAGGTGATATATTATTTATTGATTCTATTGGACGTCCTGATTTAGCTGGGATGGCAGATGACTGGGTAAATGATTTACGAGAGTCCCTTTATATCCGTTATAGAGAGCTTTCAAAAGAATTACTCGTATTACCTGCACACTTCATGGGTAGTAAAGAATTAAACCATGATGGAAGTGTATCCAGGAAGTTAGGTACATTATTTAGTAAAAACCATGGTTTAAATATAAATGATGAAAATCAATTTAGAAAAGTTGTTACTGAAGATTTACCACCTCAACCCAATGCCTATCAAGAAATACGACAAATTAATATGGGAAAATTCACAACAGATGAGGAAACACAACGAGAAATGGAAATCGGTCCAAACCGATGTGCCGTTAGATAA
- a CDS encoding VanZ family protein: MEETNIIQGVSISLKLPIQIILIAIFVIIYVIRNRKQWKWFNLLVYTTFLFYLLNVINLTIFPLDFMFTEEAKSIVSHEVNINIIPFYSIIGSFNVGMIQSIWQNGGNLILLFPLGLYLPFIINKRLSYKKVLLFACLVTLTIEVFQGIVGVLGYNHRTVDIDDVLLNTIGCMLGYFIINKIIPMFRKTRLINRFPSNGYS, from the coding sequence ATGGAAGAAACGAATATTATCCAGGGAGTAAGTATAAGTTTAAAATTACCTATACAAATAATATTGATAGCTATTTTTGTCATTATCTATGTTATAAGAAATCGAAAACAATGGAAATGGTTTAATTTGTTGGTTTATACTACTTTTTTATTTTACTTATTGAACGTAATTAATTTGACTATTTTCCCGCTTGATTTTATGTTCACAGAGGAAGCCAAAAGTATTGTTTCACACGAGGTAAATATTAATATTATTCCATTTTATAGTATTATCGGATCGTTTAATGTGGGGATGATACAATCCATTTGGCAAAATGGTGGAAACCTTATATTATTATTTCCTTTAGGTTTATACCTACCTTTCATTATTAATAAACGCTTAAGTTATAAAAAGGTTTTATTGTTTGCCTGTTTAGTAACTCTAACAATTGAAGTTTTTCAAGGCATAGTTGGTGTTTTAGGTTACAATCACCGTACAGTGGATATAGATGATGTTTTATTAAATACAATTGGGTGTATGCTTGGATATTTTATCATAAATAAAATTATACCTATGTTTAGAAAAACTAGATTAATTAATAGATTTCCTTCTAATGGGTATTCCTGA
- a CDS encoding helix-turn-helix transcriptional regulator encodes MPKIDNMLAILWMLRSGEKITAKQISEKLEMNIRTVYRYIDTISTSGVPIISEPGHNGGYTLLNNFIEAPLFFDTEEQTSLFHAAVFAEEAGYYGGEALNRAISKLSKYSNQEQETKVNQHLTSLEVISRLNSLTMEPFLKDLEQAVADGYSVKILYHKSGEKQVNYRLVNPYRMIYWNHKWYVIGFCHLRNDIRNFRIDRIESLMLTENKFNRPENFSARDFFLKSLLPTIEDKEGNISLVISGDKSVLADISQHWFLGHYLKERTSNQAVFLLENDMLHTYVPYLLLPYNKSIKIIEPISLKKKLIEVLSELIIFHQE; translated from the coding sequence TTGCCTAAAATTGACAATATGTTAGCAATTCTATGGATGCTTCGTTCAGGTGAAAAAATAACTGCAAAACAAATCTCAGAAAAGCTAGAGATGAATATAAGGACTGTGTACCGTTATATTGATACAATTTCAACAAGTGGAGTACCAATAATTTCAGAACCAGGACATAACGGTGGGTACACTTTATTGAACAATTTTATTGAGGCTCCTCTTTTTTTTGATACTGAGGAGCAAACTTCACTGTTTCACGCTGCTGTTTTTGCGGAAGAGGCAGGATATTATGGAGGTGAAGCACTAAATAGAGCCATTTCAAAACTAAGTAAATACTCAAATCAAGAGCAGGAAACAAAGGTAAACCAACATTTAACTAGTCTCGAAGTAATAAGTCGATTAAATTCACTCACTATGGAACCTTTTTTGAAGGATTTGGAACAGGCCGTAGCTGACGGGTACTCAGTAAAAATTCTTTACCATAAAAGTGGCGAAAAGCAAGTAAATTATAGATTGGTCAATCCGTACAGAATGATCTATTGGAATCATAAGTGGTATGTGATTGGATTTTGTCATCTTAGGAATGATATCCGTAATTTTAGAATAGATCGAATTGAAAGTCTAATGCTAACCGAAAATAAGTTTAACCGGCCAGAAAACTTTTCAGCACGTGATTTTTTTCTAAAAAGTCTTCTTCCAACTATAGAAGATAAGGAAGGGAATATTTCTTTGGTTATTAGTGGGGATAAAAGTGTATTGGCTGATATCTCCCAACATTGGTTTTTAGGACATTATTTAAAAGAACGGACTTCAAATCAAGCAGTTTTTCTTCTTGAAAATGATATGCTACATACCTATGTACCTTATTTACTTTTACCGTACAATAAATCTATTAAAATTATTGAGCCAATAAGTCTTAAGAAGAAACTTATTGAGGTTCTGTCGGAATTAATAATATTTCATCAAGAATGA
- a CDS encoding sulfurtransferase TusA family protein, giving the protein MKSDRVVDTKGLACPMPIVKTKKAMLDLEAGQILEIHATDKGAKSDLAAWAKSQGHDLLAQEEAAGLFIFWLKKNKRLKYKVIS; this is encoded by the coding sequence ATGAAATCAGATAGAGTAGTTGATACGAAAGGGCTAGCATGTCCGATGCCAATTGTTAAAACTAAAAAAGCCATGCTAGATCTCGAAGCAGGACAAATCTTAGAAATTCACGCAACAGATAAAGGAGCAAAAAGTGATCTAGCCGCATGGGCCAAATCACAAGGTCATGACCTTTTAGCACAAGAAGAAGCCGCCGGTTTGTTTATATTTTGGCTAAAAAAAAATAAGAGATTGAAGTATAAAGTAATCAGTTAA
- a CDS encoding type 1 glutamine amidotransferase family protein, producing MQTKNVFLYVFNTMSDWEYGYLIAELNSGRYFKKELAPLRVITVGANKEMITTMGGLSIKPDISLDECTLESKDLIILPGGTTWSEEIHQPILEKIGQALKLGTIVAAICGAADALANMGYLDTRKHTSNNLDYTKMVCPNYKGEKFYELASAVSDGNLVTASGIAPLEFAMEVLKKIDVFTPDVLHSWYNLNKTHKPEYFFQLMNSINK from the coding sequence ATGCAAACAAAAAACGTTTTTCTATATGTATTTAATACAATGTCAGACTGGGAATATGGATATTTAATTGCAGAACTCAACTCAGGAAGATATTTCAAAAAAGAGTTAGCACCTTTAAGAGTAATTACAGTAGGAGCTAATAAAGAAATGATTACGACTATGGGAGGACTGAGCATAAAACCTGATATTTCCCTTGATGAATGCACTCTTGAGAGTAAAGATCTTATTATTTTACCCGGAGGGACTACTTGGAGTGAAGAAATTCATCAACCTATCTTGGAAAAGATTGGCCAAGCTTTAAAACTTGGTACTATTGTTGCTGCAATTTGTGGTGCAGCTGATGCCCTCGCGAATATGGGATACTTAGATACTAGAAAGCATACAAGTAATAACTTAGATTATACTAAAATGGTATGTCCTAACTATAAAGGAGAAAAGTTCTATGAGTTGGCATCTGCCGTATCTGATGGGAATTTAGTTACTGCATCAGGAATAGCGCCTCTAGAATTTGCTATGGAGGTACTAAAAAAAATTGATGTATTTACACCAGATGTATTACATTCATGGTATAACCTAAATAAGACTCATAAACCTGAATACTTCTTCCAGTTAATGAATTCAATAAATAAATGA